The following are from one region of the Ochotona princeps isolate mOchPri1 chromosome 4, mOchPri1.hap1, whole genome shotgun sequence genome:
- the LOC101522214 gene encoding olfactory receptor 5B17-like, translated as MENITEVSEFILLGLTDAPEMQVPLFVTFTLIYLLTVIGNLGMILLILLDSRLHNPMYFFLSNLSLVDFCYSSTITPKVIDGFLVGSYKVISYNACVGQMFFFLLFITVENFLLASMAYDRYAAVCKPLHYTTIMTTHACTRLIVCCYVVGILTAVVDVADTFCLSFCKSNVIHHFFCDIPAIMTLTCSDKHINELIFFLLSSFNIFFALLIILISYLFIFITIFKKHSGEGYQKALLTCASHLTAVSIFYGTVIIMYLQPSSSHSMDRDKVESVFYTMIIPMLNPIVYSLRNREVKCAFKKVMEKVKHPLNSTF; from the coding sequence ATGGAGAACATCACGGAGGTGAGTGAGTTCATCCTGCTGGGACTAACGGATGCCCCAGAAATGCAGGTTCCACTCTTTGTAACGTTCACCCTCATCTACCTCCTCACTGTGATTGGGAACCTGGGAATGATTCTGCTGATCCTGCTGGACTCACGCCTCCACAACCCCATGTACTTTTTCCTCAGTAATCTGTCTCTGGTGGACTTCTGTTACTCCTCAACAATCACTCCAAAAGTCATTGATGGGTTCCTTGTCGGGTCCTACAAAGTCATCTCCTACAATGCATGTGTTGGTCAAATGTTCTTCTTTTTACTATTTATCACTGTAGAAAACTTCCTGTTGGCTTCaatggcctatgaccgctatgCAGCAGTGTGCAAACCCCTCCACTACACCACCATCATGACAACACATGCCTGTACCCGTCTCATCGTATGTTGTTATGTCGTTGGCATTCTGACTGCTGTGGTTGATGTTGCAGACACattttgtctgtctttttgtaaGTCCAACGTAATCCATCACTTTTTCTGTGACATCCCAGCAATCATGACTCTGACTTGCTCTGACAAACACATcaatgaactgattttttttcttctctcaagttttaatatcttttttGCTCTTCTAATTATTCTGATTTCCTATCTGTTCATATTCATCAccatttttaagaagcactcGGGGGAGGGATACCAGAAGGCTTTGTTGACCTGTGCTTCTCACCTCACTGCTGTGTCTATATTTTATGGGACTGTCATCATCATGTACTTACAGCCCAGTTCCAGTCATTCCATGGACAGAGATAAGGTGGAATCTGTGTTCTACACCATGATCATCCCCATGCTGAACCCTATAGTGTACAGCCTGAGAAATCGAGAGGTTAAGTGCGCATTCAAGAAGGTTATGGAGAAGGTAAAACACCCTCTCAATTCAACTTTTTGA